The proteins below are encoded in one region of Pomacea canaliculata isolate SZHN2017 linkage group LG7, ASM307304v1, whole genome shotgun sequence:
- the LOC112568127 gene encoding uncharacterized protein LOC112568127 isoform X1, producing the protein MWTSHSHCCLHSRLMCIAMETAFQCFSFLILFSLHKLAFPSCNTSGKVDVSEILYQKEGSFLNISYLLNISENSISTDTSRLNVDVCHNNNRTLLCKFIRPQQYQNFTVKYNDVSNDTVCVAERRYFTSSMRTWEIKISQLLTRSITAIYLDIRDKSLHRQTVLEIPIDVTYPSEVTNLSVDGQEVNSTHLINEGEVNVCCSYNRGNPPAVFNLLDTNGMGIANKVDKNIMETEDGEELLKVSLSVRCQDDWPTIRCEGKESKRNRSVSLLVRCAPQFVDGPVTFVSSELEKVTFRIKAHTTIFNECSLTPTPSQNTSIPKVKCNLSGEPPNLVLTLHPEENITQGIWKITLGNEIGSANTTVNITEHSMSETTAPSVESVGVLTISFSCGGVLLAVVITIVVIFVKITTKENENGKFMLDNIVVYYLYVSCCLK; encoded by the exons GTGGAAAGGTGGACGTCAGTGAAATATTATATCAAAAAGAaggcagttttttaaatattagttaTCTTCTTAATATTAGCGAAAACTCAATATCTACAGACACATCACGTCTCAATGTTGACGTGTGCCACAATAACAACCGAACACTTCTGTGCAAATTTATAAGGCCACAGCAGTATCAGAACTTCACTGTGAAATATAATgatgtcagtaatgacacaGTGTGTGTAGCAGAGCGTCGCTACTTCACCAGCTCCATGAGGACCTGGGAGATAAAGATTTCACAGCTGCTCACTCGGTCCATCACTGCGATATATCTCGACATTCGGGATAAAAGtctacacagacagacagtgctGGAGATACCCATTGATGTGACAT ACCCATCCGAAGTCACAAATCTGAGCGTAGACGGACAAGAAGTGAATAGTACTCACCTTATTAATGAGGGTGAAGTCAACGTCTGCTGCTCTTATAACAGAGGAAATCCTCCTGCTGTCTTCAATCTCTTAGACACGAATGGAATGGGAATTGCTAATAAAGTGGACAAAAACATAATGGAAACTGAGGATGGTGAAGAGCTTCTGAAGGTTTCGCTGTCAGTCAGGTGTCAAGACGACTGGCCGACAATTCGTTGTGAAGGAAAGGAGTCGAAAAGAAATAGATCGGTGTCCTTGCTTGTGAGAT GTGCTCCTCAGTTTGTTGACGGTCCTGTCACATTTGTCTCCTCAGAACTCGAGAAAGTTACATTTCGtataaaagcacacacaacaATATTCAATGAATGTTCCCTGACACCGACCCCGTCACAAAATACATCCATTCCGAAGGTGAAATGCAACCTGAGTGGAGAGCCTCCTAATCTGGTGTTGACGCTTCATCCGGAAGAAAACATTACCCAAGGAATCTGGAAAATAACTCTTGGCAATGAAATAGGCTCTGCCAACACAACAGTGAACATCACTGAACATTCTA TGTCTGAGACGACAGCCCCAAGTGTCGAATCAGTCGGTGTATTAACAATCAGCTTCTCGTGTGGTGGTGTCTTGCTTGCCGTTGTTATTACCATTGTCgtcatttttgttaaaataacgaccaaagaaaatgaaaacggTAAGTTTATGTTAGACAACATTGTGGTCTACTATTTATACGTGTCATGTTGCTTAAAATAG